The following are from one region of the Georgenia sp. M64 genome:
- a CDS encoding MaoC/PaaZ C-terminal domain-containing protein, which produces MRAAADRPVTGDGVRAASRRPAGYREEVLPTMPSLGRLYAQAVGRTRTLVMARNPAARGGLPPVVLRVDDVRPDVATLAEYQHLLDEPGTDRLPAGYVHVLAFPLAMAVMVREDFPLQVLGLVHLANTVEQLAPLDLGTRLTVRAWAQDAREHRKGAQVDLVVEASTGPADTVVWRGVSTYLATGRVPAGLPLAPALPEGERGAPPAVPTALWRLGPDVGRRYAEVSGDRNPIHVSRLGARLFGFPRPIAHGMYTAARALAAVPGRGDRFEWTATFGKPVLLPATVAFAAQGGTYTAWGLRSGKIHLTGAVRPL; this is translated from the coding sequence GTGCGGGCAGCTGCAGACCGGCCAGTGACCGGCGACGGCGTGCGCGCCGCGTCCCGGCGTCCGGCGGGCTACCGGGAGGAGGTGCTCCCCACGATGCCCAGCCTGGGCCGGCTCTACGCCCAGGCCGTGGGACGCACGCGCACGCTGGTGATGGCCCGGAACCCCGCGGCCCGTGGCGGGCTGCCCCCGGTCGTGCTGCGGGTCGACGACGTCCGGCCGGACGTCGCCACGCTGGCGGAGTACCAGCACCTGCTCGACGAGCCCGGCACCGACCGGCTCCCCGCCGGGTACGTGCACGTGCTGGCCTTCCCGCTCGCGATGGCGGTGATGGTCCGCGAGGACTTCCCGCTGCAGGTCCTCGGGCTCGTCCACCTCGCCAACACCGTCGAGCAGCTCGCCCCGCTCGACCTCGGGACGCGCCTGACCGTACGGGCGTGGGCCCAGGACGCGCGCGAGCACCGCAAGGGCGCCCAGGTCGACCTCGTGGTCGAGGCCAGCACCGGACCCGCCGACACGGTCGTGTGGCGAGGCGTCTCGACGTACCTCGCCACCGGACGCGTCCCGGCCGGGCTGCCGCTCGCCCCGGCGCTGCCCGAGGGCGAGCGGGGGGCACCTCCCGCCGTCCCGACGGCGCTGTGGCGTCTCGGGCCGGACGTCGGCAGGCGGTACGCGGAGGTCTCCGGGGATCGCAACCCGATCCACGTCTCCCGCCTGGGCGCACGGCTCTTCGGCTTCCCCCGGCCGATCGCGCACGGGATGTACACCGCGGCCCGGGCGCTCGCGGCCGTGCCCGGACGCGGGGACCGTTTCGAGTGGACCGCGACGTTCGGCAAGCCCGTGCTCCTGCCCGCCACCGTGGCGTTCGCGGCCCAGGGCGGTACGTACACCGCCTGGGGTCTGCGCTCGGGCAAGATCCACCTCACCGGGGCCGTCCGGCCGCTCTGA
- a CDS encoding ATP-binding cassette domain-containing protein, with translation MSATMHVTGLGAARGPRRLFADLTFTIAPGDVWGLVGANGAGKSTLLAALAGHATGADLDGTITLAPPTATVGHLVQEPERRAGESVLDLLRRRTGVAAAAADMDAAAHALGERPEDPTTADDYSRLLERWLALGGADLDERAGAAADDVGLTVDLDTPTSSLSGGEAARASLAALLLSRYDLLLLDEPTNDLDLAGLDRLERFVTAARVPIVVVSHDREFLARTVTGVVELDLAQRQVRVHDGGYDAYLAERELARRRAREAYDEYEDRLGSLTERLQTQKGWVDKGVRNARRKARDSDKHIKARAVARTEKQAAKVSQSERAIQRLDKVEEPRKEWELRMSIAHAPRSGAVVATADGAVVRRGAFTLGPVTAQVDYADRIVITGANGSGKSTLLGLLLGRLEPSEGRAGLGAGVAVGEVDQARALLDGGRTLAATFAEELPDWPDAEVRTLLAKFGLGGDHPLRPAGSLSPGERTRAALALLQARGVNLLVLDEPTNHLDLPAIVQLEQALESFAGTLLLVTHDRRMLADVRATRRWHLDAGRLTDESV, from the coding sequence GTGTCCGCCACCATGCACGTCACCGGCCTCGGCGCCGCCCGCGGGCCGCGCCGGCTCTTCGCGGACCTCACCTTCACGATCGCCCCGGGTGACGTGTGGGGTCTGGTCGGGGCCAACGGCGCCGGCAAGTCCACGCTGCTGGCGGCCCTGGCCGGCCACGCCACCGGCGCGGACCTCGACGGCACGATCACGCTCGCCCCGCCGACGGCCACGGTCGGGCACCTCGTCCAGGAGCCGGAGCGCCGGGCCGGCGAGTCGGTGCTGGACCTGCTGCGCCGTCGCACCGGCGTCGCCGCCGCAGCAGCCGACATGGACGCCGCCGCCCACGCTCTCGGTGAGCGCCCCGAGGACCCCACGACCGCCGACGACTACTCCCGCCTCCTCGAGCGCTGGCTCGCCCTCGGCGGGGCCGACCTCGACGAGCGTGCCGGCGCGGCCGCCGACGACGTCGGCCTCACGGTCGACCTCGACACCCCCACCAGCTCCCTCTCCGGCGGTGAGGCGGCCCGGGCGTCCCTCGCCGCCCTGCTCCTCTCGCGCTACGACCTGCTCCTCCTGGACGAGCCGACCAACGACCTCGACCTGGCCGGCCTGGACCGCCTCGAACGGTTCGTCACCGCGGCGAGGGTGCCGATCGTCGTCGTGAGCCACGACCGCGAGTTCCTCGCGCGCACCGTCACCGGCGTCGTCGAGCTGGACCTGGCCCAGCGGCAGGTGCGCGTGCACGACGGCGGGTACGACGCCTACCTCGCGGAGCGCGAGCTGGCCCGCCGCCGGGCCCGCGAGGCCTACGACGAGTACGAGGACCGGCTCGGCTCCCTCACCGAGCGCCTGCAGACGCAGAAGGGCTGGGTCGACAAGGGCGTCCGCAACGCCCGGCGCAAGGCCCGCGACTCCGACAAGCACATCAAGGCCCGCGCTGTTGCGCGGACCGAGAAGCAGGCGGCCAAGGTCAGCCAGTCCGAGCGGGCCATCCAGCGCCTGGACAAGGTGGAGGAGCCACGCAAGGAGTGGGAGCTGCGCATGTCGATCGCGCACGCCCCCCGCTCGGGAGCGGTCGTCGCCACCGCCGACGGCGCCGTCGTGCGCCGTGGGGCCTTCACCCTCGGCCCCGTCACCGCTCAGGTGGACTACGCCGACCGGATCGTCATCACGGGGGCCAACGGCTCGGGCAAGTCCACCCTCCTCGGCCTGCTCCTCGGGCGGCTGGAGCCGTCGGAGGGGCGCGCCGGCCTCGGGGCCGGCGTCGCGGTGGGCGAGGTGGACCAGGCCCGCGCCCTCCTCGACGGCGGCCGGACGCTCGCGGCGACCTTCGCGGAGGAGCTGCCGGACTGGCCCGACGCCGAGGTGCGCACCCTCCTGGCCAAGTTCGGCCTGGGCGGGGACCACCCGCTGCGGCCCGCGGGGTCACTCTCCCCCGGCGAGCGCACCCGCGCCGCGCTCGCGCTGCTCCAGGCGCGGGGGGTCAACCTCCTCGTCCTCGACGAGCCGACCAACCACCTCGACCTGCCCGCGATCGTCCAGCTCGAGCAGGCGCTGGAGTCCTTCGCCGGCACCCTGCTGCTGGTCACGCACGACCGGCGCATGCTCGCCGACGTGCGCGCCACCCGGCGCTGGCACCTCGACGCGGGCCGGCTCACGGACGAG